The following proteins come from a genomic window of Rissa tridactyla isolate bRisTri1 chromosome 13, bRisTri1.patW.cur.20221130, whole genome shotgun sequence:
- the LOC128917177 gene encoding solute carrier family 2, facilitated glucose transporter member 11-like isoform X2 has product MTGFLSDLVQYQGLFQMITVLGIGGTFQIGFQISTITYMSQHVKAFINETWLERYGYPIHQDNLLFLWSITVSIFGIGGLLGSSGSRYLTVKYGKKKCLLCNNLLMIVAASIMGCSKIARSFEMILIGRFMCGISAGLCVPLHHQYVGEISPRKLRGFANSTSSFFWSLGKAIGQISGQRELLGSQYLWPMLMASCGLPALVQLITLPFFPESPPYLLMHKGDQEGCKKDLFLYF; this is encoded by the exons ATGACCGGCTTCCTATCAGACCTG GTACAGTACCAGGGGCTCTTTCAAATGATCACTGTCCTGGGGATTGGTGGAACATTCCAAATTGGCTTTCAAATTTCTACAATCACCTACATGTCTCAG caTGTTAAGGCATTCATTAATGAAACTTGGCTGGAGCGATATGGTTACCCCATCCATCAGGATAACCTCTTGTTCCTATGGTCTATCACAGTGTCCATCTTCGGTATAGGAGGTCTCTTGGGTTCTTCAGGAAGTAGATACCTAACTGTCAAGTATGGCAA AAAGAAATGTCTCTTGTGCAACAATCTGCTCATGATAGTGGCAGCATCCATCATGGGATGCAGTAAAATAGCCCGGTCCTTTGAGATGATTCTAATTGGACGCTTCATGTGTGGAATAAGTGCAG GTCTTTGTGTTCCTCTACATCATCAATACGTTGGGGAAATTTCCCCTAGGAAGCTACGTGGATTTGCAAACTCtacttcctctttcttttggtCACTGGGAAAAGCCATAGGGCAAATTTCAGGACAAAG GGAGCTACTGGGGAGCCAGTACCTCTGGCCCATGCTGATGGCCTCCTGTGGACTTCCAGCACTGGTGCAGCTGATCACTCTGCCCTTCTTCCCTGAGTCTCCACCGTATCTCCTCATGCATAAAGGAGACCAGGAAGGCTGCAAAAAAG atctatttttatacttttga
- the LOC128917177 gene encoding solute carrier family 2, facilitated glucose transporter member 11-like isoform X1, giving the protein MTGFLSDLVQYQGLFQMITVLGIGGTFQIGFQISTITYMSQHVKAFINETWLERYGYPIHQDNLLFLWSITVSIFGIGGLLGSSGSRYLTVKYGKKKCLLCNNLLMIVAASIMGCSKIARSFEMILIGRFMCGISAGLCVPLHHQYVGEISPRKLRGFANSTSSFFWSLGKAIGQISGQRELLGSQYLWPMLMASCGLPALVQLITLPFFPESPPYLLMHKGDQEGCKKAIRQLWGEGHHQAEIDDIMKEKATMKNTKILSVLELMKEPAFRWQLSIFILLKSSRQLALMKK; this is encoded by the exons ATGACCGGCTTCCTATCAGACCTG GTACAGTACCAGGGGCTCTTTCAAATGATCACTGTCCTGGGGATTGGTGGAACATTCCAAATTGGCTTTCAAATTTCTACAATCACCTACATGTCTCAG caTGTTAAGGCATTCATTAATGAAACTTGGCTGGAGCGATATGGTTACCCCATCCATCAGGATAACCTCTTGTTCCTATGGTCTATCACAGTGTCCATCTTCGGTATAGGAGGTCTCTTGGGTTCTTCAGGAAGTAGATACCTAACTGTCAAGTATGGCAA AAAGAAATGTCTCTTGTGCAACAATCTGCTCATGATAGTGGCAGCATCCATCATGGGATGCAGTAAAATAGCCCGGTCCTTTGAGATGATTCTAATTGGACGCTTCATGTGTGGAATAAGTGCAG GTCTTTGTGTTCCTCTACATCATCAATACGTTGGGGAAATTTCCCCTAGGAAGCTACGTGGATTTGCAAACTCtacttcctctttcttttggtCACTGGGAAAAGCCATAGGGCAAATTTCAGGACAAAG GGAGCTACTGGGGAGCCAGTACCTCTGGCCCATGCTGATGGCCTCCTGTGGACTTCCAGCACTGGTGCAGCTGATCACTCTGCCCTTCTTCCCTGAGTCTCCACCGTATCTCCTCATGCATAAAGGAGACCAGGAAGGCTGCAAAAAAG CCATAAGGCAGCTTTGGGGTGAAGGCCATCACCAAGCAGAGATTGATGACATCATGAAAGAGAAGGCAACAATGAAAAACACCAAGATCTTGAGTGTCCTGGAGCTAATGAAAGAACCAGCTTTCCGTTGGCAGCT atctatttttatacttttgaaGTCCTCCAGGCAGCTGGCTTTGATGAAAAAATGA
- the LOC128917176 gene encoding solute carrier family 2, facilitated glucose transporter member 11-like: MAGFLSDLVQYRKLLLMIMVLGIGGTHLSGFQMSVINYTSPYIKKFINETWMERYGSVLHEETLTLLWSFIVSIYCVGGMIGCLCSGYLTAKYGKKKCLLVNDVVLLVAMLHTGFSRRAKSFEMILIGRFLEGIGAGINMNAHVQYAGEISPKKLRGFVNVTSSVFLALGKAVARILGLRDLLGTEDMWNVLLSFSGLLALIQLLFLPFFPESPPYLLLQKGDKAGCLKAMKQLWGEGNYHTEFDDMMKEKAVTKGIKIMNVLEVLKEPSVYPQLSTMLLLLLSLQFCGLSAITFYTSEIFQTANLQESIIPYVSLGVAISELVSVIFCSSIIDRFGRRILLWGGYLLMALILVLLETSLLLGDKFLWMRYCSVVLIFLFLIAYGIGPAGAVTSVMNEIFTLSTRSSAFVIGGIVIWLGLTFTGMIFPFAVMLLGPFCFLIFIGVLIISAVLIYLFLPETKGKSTSEITEEFKTRQFKKKRHQTVEKNATEEKTFCTKL; the protein is encoded by the exons ATGGCTGGTTTCCTCTCAGACCTG GTTCAATACCGGAAGTTATTGCTAATGATTATGGTGCTAGGAATTGGTGGAACCCACCTATCTGGTTTTCAGATGTCTGTGATCAATTACACTTCTCCG TACATTAAGAAGTTTATCAACGAAACTTGGATGGAGCGATACGGTTCTGTGCTGCATGAGGAGACACTCACATTATTGTGGTCCTTCATCGTGTCTATATACTGTGTAGGTGGAATGATAGGGTGTCTGTGTAGTGGGTACCTGACTGCAAAATATGGAAA GAAGAAATGTCTGCTGGTCAATGACGTGGTCCTACTAGTAGCTATGCTGCATACTGGCTTCAGTAGGAGAGCCAAATCCTTTGAGATGATCCTGATTGGGCGCTTCCTAGAGGGCATCGGTGCTG GAATAAATATGAATGCCCATGTTCAGTATGCTGGAGAGATCTCACCGAAGAAGTTGCGTGGATTTGTAAATGTGACCTCCTCTGTGTTTCTTGCACTAGGAAAAGCTGTAGCAAGAATTCTTGGATTACG AGATCTCTTAGGAACTGAAGACATGTGGAATGTGCTATTGTCCTTCTCTGGGTTGTTGGCATTGATTCAACTGCTTTTTTTGCCATTCTTTCCTGAGTCCCCTCCCTATCTCTTGCTGCAAAAAGGAGACAAGGCTGGTTGtttgaaag CCATGAAGCAACTCTGGGGAGAAGGGAATTATCATACAGAGTTTGATGATATGATGAAGGAAAAGGCTGTAACAAAAGGCATCAAAATCATGAACGTCCTAGAGGTGCTGAAAGAACCATCTGTATATCCGCAGCTGAGTACCATGCTCCTTCTTTTACTGAGTCTACAGTTCTGTGGCCTGAGTGCA ATCACCTTTTACACCTCGGAAATTTTTCAGACAGCCAACCTGCAAGAAAGCATAATTCCATATGTATCTCTAGGAGTAGCAATCTCCGAGCTTGTCTCTGTCATCTTCTGT AGCTCCATTATCGATCGTTTTGGACGTCGGATACTCCTGTGGGGTGGTTATTTGCTGATGGCACTGATACTGGTGTTGCTTGAAACAAGCCTTCTACTGGGC GATAAATTCCTCTGGATGCGTTACTGCAGTGTTGTTCTCATCTTTTTATTCCTTATTGCCTATGGAATAGGACCAG CTGGAGCCGTCACATCCGTCATGAATGAAATCTTCACGCTCTCAACAAGGTCCTCCGCTTTTGTAATTGGTGGAATCGTCATTTGGCTAGGCCTCACTTTCACTGGAATGATTTTCCCCTTTGCTGTC ATGCTTCTTGGTCCTTTTTGCTTCCTCATCTTTATTGGTGTCCTGATCATTTCAGCGGTTCTCATCTACCTGTTTCTCCCAGAAACAAAAGGGAAGTCAACTTCTGAAATCACAGAAGAATTCAAAACACGTCAATTTAAGAAGAAACGTCATCAGACTGTGGAGAAGAATGCTACTGAAGAAAAGACATTCTGCACCAAGCTCTGA